Proteins from one Algicella marina genomic window:
- a CDS encoding VOC family protein, with translation MKRRISLLTLVVGDYDEAIAFFTSKLSFSLIADEAQGRKRWVVVAPEGGPGILLARASDAKQETAIGNQTGGRVAFFLETDDFARDHADMLTQGITFLEEPRHESYGIVAQWQDPWGNKWDLLQPA, from the coding sequence ATGAAAAGACGCATCAGCCTCCTAACCCTCGTTGTCGGCGACTATGACGAGGCCATAGCCTTCTTCACCAGCAAACTGTCATTCAGCCTGATCGCCGATGAGGCGCAGGGCCGAAAACGCTGGGTCGTGGTTGCGCCGGAGGGCGGGCCGGGTATCCTTCTGGCCCGTGCCAGCGATGCGAAGCAGGAGACTGCGATCGGCAACCAGACCGGCGGGCGCGTTGCGTTTTTCCTGGAAACGGACGACTTCGCCCGAGACCATGCGGATATGCTGACCCAGGGTATCACCTTTCTGGAGGAACCGCGGCACGAGAGCTATGGAATTGTCGCGCAGTGGCAGGACCCGTGGGGTAACAAGTGGGACTTGTTGCAGCCTGCCTGA
- a CDS encoding cytidine deaminase — translation MNLFDAALAARENAYAPYSKFKVGAAVRTADGNIYSGCNVENAAYPEGTCAEAGALAAMAVAGGRKVVEVLVIADTEDPIPPCGGCRQKLAEFAAGDVKVTLAGLQGPKAVTTVAALLPGAFSQSHMEGSDV, via the coding sequence TTGAACCTGTTCGACGCCGCCCTTGCCGCCCGTGAAAACGCCTATGCTCCCTACTCGAAATTCAAGGTGGGCGCTGCCGTTCGAACAGCAGACGGCAACATCTATTCGGGTTGCAACGTCGAGAATGCCGCCTATCCCGAAGGCACCTGCGCAGAAGCCGGCGCACTGGCGGCGATGGCGGTGGCCGGCGGCCGCAAGGTTGTCGAAGTGTTGGTCATCGCCGATACCGAAGACCCGATACCACCCTGTGGCGGATGTCGGCAGAAACTGGCGGAGTTCGCAGCCGGTGACGTGAAGGTCACGCTCGCCGGATTGCAGGGGCCAAAAGCTGTCACCACAGTTGCCGCGCTGTTGCCCGGTGCCTTTTCGCAATCTCACATGGAGGGCAGCGATGTCTGA
- the deoC gene encoding deoxyribose-phosphate aldolase, whose translation MSDLQAAAARAMACLDLTNLNDDCTSEDIKALCQKANTRHGPTAAVCIWPQFVAEAHGHLLGTGIRIATVVNFPGGDDPAEEVLDLTEKAVADGADEIDMVIPYKALMEGHPQLVPALVSRVREAAGSARVKAILETGVLGDADLIRQACTGALEGGADFLKTSTGKVAVNATPVAGRILLEAIRESGEPVGFKPAGGVKNTADAAAYLDLCDEIMGPDWARPATFRIGASGVLTALLATLDGEDAPVETAGY comes from the coding sequence ATGTCTGATCTGCAAGCCGCCGCCGCCCGTGCAATGGCGTGCCTCGACCTGACAAACCTCAACGATGACTGTACGTCGGAAGATATCAAGGCCTTGTGTCAGAAGGCCAATACCCGTCACGGGCCGACGGCTGCCGTCTGTATCTGGCCACAGTTTGTCGCCGAAGCGCATGGCCACCTTCTGGGCACGGGCATTCGCATTGCCACCGTCGTCAACTTTCCGGGCGGCGACGATCCGGCCGAAGAGGTTCTGGATCTGACGGAGAAGGCCGTGGCCGACGGCGCAGACGAGATTGACATGGTCATTCCCTACAAGGCCTTGATGGAGGGCCATCCGCAACTCGTTCCCGCCCTTGTCTCGCGCGTGCGCGAGGCAGCGGGATCGGCGAGGGTGAAGGCGATCCTCGAAACCGGGGTTCTGGGAGACGCCGACCTTATCCGGCAGGCCTGCACCGGTGCGCTGGAGGGCGGCGCCGACTTCCTGAAGACCTCTACCGGCAAGGTAGCGGTGAATGCGACCCCTGTGGCCGGGCGTATCTTGTTGGAAGCGATCCGGGAAAGTGGCGAGCCTGTTGGATTCAAGCCGGCTGGTGGGGTGAAAAACACCGCAGACGCAGCGGCTTATCTCGATCTGTGCGACGAGATCATGGGCCCGGATTGGGCGCGTCCGGCGACGTTCCGCATTGGTGCATCCGGCGTGTTGACAGCCCTTCTGGCAACACTCGACGGTGAGGATGCGCCGGTCGAAACAGCCGGTTACTGA